In Geobacter anodireducens, a genomic segment contains:
- a CDS encoding exodeoxyribonuclease V subunit gamma — protein MSLTIYTSNRMEALVEQLCAVVEPPLSSPFVPETIVVQSRGMERWLAMELAKRLGIWANGSYPFPNAFVWSLFRAALPHLPDQSPFDPAILTWRIMDLLPRLLPEPAFGQLRGYLAGEDRELRLYQLAARIADTFDQYTVFRGDLLATWETGRDQQWQARLWRALTADSPGTHRGAVRDAFLKQLAGGRLPAGVCPERVSVFGISYLPPFHLEIFTSLARLCPVNLFVLSPCREYWGDIVSPGARARMTPERRLQAVEGHPLLASLGKPGRDFSSLILACDDLSGGERDLYAEAPGETLLAAVQNGILTLDEADGTPRLVRVDPGDRSIGIHSCHGPMREVEVLHDVLLAMFEDLPGLTPRDILVMTPDIETYAPYVAAVFGGGQDQRRRIPFSIADRSIRCAGGAADTFLSILDLPLGRFPVTDVLDILETGAVHRRFGIDEAGLEQIRSWVESTRIRWGMDENERRAAGLPAYRENSWQAGLDRLLLGVAMPDEEGAMFGGILPHDAMEGDGPVLLGRFIRFVEALDRVRQDLARPRSLEGWTATLRGILADFFNPDDATTFERAALGRIVDSLGDLGTGSGFTDEVGRSVVRAWLGERLDKPNQGLGFMTGGVTFCAMLPMRSIPFRVICLLGVNDDSFPRRDRAAGFDLMAADRRPGDRSLREEDRYLFLEALLSARERLVISYTGQSVRDNAELPPSVLVSEFLDYLGSRFTDGTDRFPASLVTRHRLQPFSPAYFTEDGELFSYAAEECRALARRGRDDAPRPFLEHPLAEPGPASADETEILPLAQLISFFEHPVRYLLRHRLGIRLEESRSPLEDREPFALDSLDAFLLEQEILDHTLAGGDPADLLPVARARGGLPPARQGELAFAGLTARVRDLADRVRLATSSRPPLEPVTVDLRVGERRLVGELSSLWPAGLIRWRCARLSGRDHIRLWIEHLVLNALALPATGAASRLLAADGDLALRPVAAPLAHLEALVSYYGQGSRKPLRFFPRTSLAFARTGEMAAARTAWGGDFYPEGDDPYYALCFGTADPLDDAFRETSVAILTPLLAHQEDER, from the coding sequence TTGTCCCTGACCATCTACACGAGCAACCGGATGGAGGCCCTGGTCGAGCAGCTTTGCGCCGTGGTCGAGCCTCCCCTGTCGTCACCCTTTGTTCCCGAGACCATCGTGGTGCAGAGCCGGGGCATGGAACGGTGGCTCGCGATGGAGCTGGCAAAGCGCCTGGGGATCTGGGCGAACGGCTCCTATCCCTTTCCCAATGCCTTTGTCTGGTCGCTCTTCCGGGCGGCGCTGCCCCATCTGCCGGACCAGTCCCCCTTTGACCCCGCCATCCTGACCTGGCGGATCATGGACCTGCTGCCGCGCCTGCTCCCGGAACCGGCCTTCGGCCAGTTGCGGGGATATCTGGCCGGGGAGGACCGGGAACTGCGGCTCTACCAGCTTGCGGCCAGGATCGCCGACACCTTTGACCAGTACACCGTGTTCCGGGGCGACCTGCTGGCGACCTGGGAAACGGGGCGGGACCAGCAGTGGCAGGCCCGGCTCTGGCGCGCATTGACCGCGGACAGCCCCGGTACCCACCGGGGGGCCGTGCGCGACGCATTTCTGAAACAGCTGGCCGGCGGGCGTCTCCCTGCCGGCGTCTGCCCCGAACGGGTGTCGGTCTTCGGCATCTCGTACCTTCCGCCGTTCCACCTGGAGATCTTCACCTCCCTGGCCCGGCTCTGCCCGGTGAACCTGTTCGTCCTGAGCCCCTGCCGGGAATACTGGGGGGATATCGTCTCGCCCGGCGCCCGGGCGCGGATGACGCCGGAGCGCCGGCTGCAGGCCGTTGAGGGGCATCCGCTGCTTGCCTCCCTGGGCAAGCCGGGGCGCGATTTCTCGTCCCTCATCCTGGCCTGCGACGACCTGTCGGGCGGCGAGCGCGACCTCTATGCCGAAGCCCCCGGCGAAACGCTCCTGGCCGCGGTGCAGAACGGCATCCTTACCCTGGACGAGGCCGACGGCACTCCGCGTCTGGTCCGGGTGGACCCCGGCGACCGCTCGATCGGGATTCATTCCTGTCACGGCCCCATGCGCGAGGTGGAGGTGCTCCACGATGTCCTGCTGGCCATGTTCGAGGACCTGCCCGGCCTCACGCCCCGGGATATCCTCGTGATGACGCCGGACATCGAGACCTATGCCCCCTATGTTGCCGCGGTTTTCGGCGGCGGGCAGGACCAGCGGCGGCGGATCCCGTTTTCCATTGCCGACCGGAGCATCCGGTGTGCCGGGGGGGCGGCCGACACCTTCCTGTCCATCCTCGACCTGCCCCTGGGCCGCTTCCCGGTGACCGACGTGCTGGACATCCTGGAGACCGGCGCGGTCCATCGCCGCTTCGGCATCGACGAGGCCGGTCTCGAACAGATCCGCTCCTGGGTGGAGTCAACCCGCATCCGCTGGGGCATGGACGAGAACGAACGCCGGGCTGCCGGGCTGCCTGCCTACCGGGAGAACAGCTGGCAGGCGGGGCTCGACCGGCTACTGCTGGGGGTGGCCATGCCCGACGAGGAAGGGGCCATGTTCGGCGGCATCCTCCCCCACGATGCCATGGAAGGGGATGGGCCGGTGCTCCTGGGGCGCTTCATCCGCTTCGTGGAGGCCCTGGACCGGGTGCGGCAGGATCTGGCGCGCCCCCGCTCCCTTGAGGGGTGGACAGCGACCCTGCGCGGCATCCTGGCCGACTTCTTCAATCCCGATGACGCCACCACCTTTGAACGTGCCGCCCTGGGGAGGATCGTGGACAGCCTCGGCGACCTCGGCACGGGCTCCGGCTTCACGGACGAGGTGGGCCGGTCCGTGGTCAGGGCCTGGCTCGGCGAACGGCTCGACAAGCCCAACCAGGGGCTCGGCTTCATGACCGGCGGGGTCACCTTCTGCGCCATGCTCCCCATGCGGAGCATCCCTTTCCGGGTGATCTGCCTGCTGGGGGTGAACGACGACTCCTTCCCCCGCCGGGACCGCGCCGCCGGCTTCGACCTGATGGCCGCAGACCGCCGCCCCGGCGACCGGTCGCTACGGGAGGAGGACCGCTACCTCTTCCTGGAAGCCCTTCTCTCGGCCCGGGAGCGCCTGGTGATCAGCTACACCGGCCAGAGCGTCCGGGATAACGCCGAGCTTCCCCCCTCGGTACTGGTGAGCGAGTTCCTCGACTATCTTGGATCTCGTTTCACGGACGGCACCGACCGGTTCCCGGCCTCCCTGGTGACGCGGCACCGACTCCAGCCCTTCAGCCCCGCCTACTTCACCGAAGACGGCGAACTGTTCAGTTACGCGGCCGAAGAGTGTCGCGCCCTGGCCCGGCGCGGCAGGGACGACGCACCGCGCCCCTTCCTGGAGCACCCCCTGGCCGAGCCCGGTCCGGCGTCGGCCGACGAAACGGAGATCCTGCCCCTGGCGCAACTGATCTCCTTTTTCGAGCACCCGGTGCGCTACCTCTTGCGCCACCGGCTCGGCATCCGCCTGGAGGAAAGCCGCTCCCCCTTGGAGGACCGGGAGCCCTTTGCACTGGACTCTCTGGATGCCTTTCTGCTGGAACAGGAGATCCTGGACCACACCCTGGCGGGCGGAGACCCGGCCGACCTCCTGCCCGTTGCTCGGGCTCGGGGCGGCCTGCCCCCGGCGCGGCAGGGAGAGCTGGCCTTTGCGGGGCTCACCGCACGGGTGAGGGACCTGGCCGACCGGGTCCGGCTGGCAACCAGCAGCCGGCCTCCCCTTGAACCCGTGACCGTGGACCTGCGGGTGGGCGAGCGGCGGCTCGTGGGCGAGCTGAGTTCCCTCTGGCCCGCCGGTCTGATCCGCTGGCGCTGCGCCAGGCTGTCCGGCCGCGACCACATCCGGCTCTGGATCGAGCACCTGGTTCTCAATGCCCTGGCATTGCCCGCCACCGGGGCGGCAAGCAGGCTCCTGGCCGCTGACGGCGACTTGGCGCTCCGTCCCGTGGCCGCCCCCCTTGCGCACCTGGAGGCTCTGGTGTCGTACTACGGGCAGGGGAGCCGGAAGCCGCTGCGGTTCTTCCCGCGCACCTCCCTGGCCTTTGCCCGCACGGGCGAGATGGCGGCGGCCCGCACCGCCTGGGGGGGAGATTTCTACCCAGAGGGAGACGATCCCTATTATGCGCTCTGCTTCGGCACTGCCGATCCCTTGGACGACGCCTTCCGCGAGACGTCCGTCGCAATCCTGACCCCCCTGCTGGCCCACCAGGAGGACGAGCGGTGA
- a CDS encoding TSCPD domain-containing protein — MTERKRPAALRGTTVALETNCGKLYVTVNRDPDTGLPVEVFCRFGKAGGCGSAVMDGLTRMITRGLLSGMDPQVVVRDLAGISCHRGAATCLDALAEAVALALDEGRGEDRCP; from the coding sequence ATGACGGAACGAAAACGTCCCGCGGCGCTGCGGGGCACGACCGTAGCCCTGGAGACCAACTGCGGCAAGCTCTATGTGACGGTCAACCGCGACCCGGACACCGGCCTGCCCGTTGAAGTCTTCTGCCGCTTCGGAAAGGCGGGCGGGTGCGGCAGCGCCGTCATGGACGGCCTGACCCGGATGATCACCCGCGGCCTGCTCTCGGGCATGGACCCGCAGGTTGTGGTTCGGGACCTGGCCGGGATATCGTGCCACCGGGGCGCCGCCACCTGTCTCGACGCCCTGGCGGAGGCGGTGGCCCTGGCCCTGGATGAGGGGAGAGGAGAGGACCGTTGTCCCTGA
- a CDS encoding phosphoribosyl-AMP cyclohydrolase translates to MITIDFQKMGGLIPAIIQDHATNEVLMVAFMDEKTLNLTLESGKTWFFSRSRNKYWMKGEESGNTQEVVEVLTDCDADAVVIKVKQNGPAACHTGNRSCFYVRWEDGQWVEHSEPLFDPAEVYKK, encoded by the coding sequence ATGATAACGATCGATTTCCAGAAGATGGGAGGGCTCATCCCGGCCATTATCCAGGACCACGCCACCAACGAGGTTCTCATGGTGGCGTTCATGGATGAAAAAACCCTCAACCTCACCCTTGAGAGCGGCAAGACTTGGTTCTTCAGCCGCAGCCGCAACAAGTACTGGATGAAGGGCGAGGAGTCGGGCAACACCCAGGAGGTGGTCGAGGTGCTCACCGACTGTGATGCCGACGCCGTGGTCATCAAGGTGAAGCAGAACGGTCCGGCAGCCTGCCACACGGGCAACCGGAGCTGCTTCTATGTCCGGTGGGAGGACGGCCAGTGGGTCGAGCACTCCGAGCCCCTGTTCGATCCGGCGGAGGTGTACAAGAAATGA
- a CDS encoding adenine phosphoribosyltransferase, whose product MNELKDIIRDVPDFPKKGIIFKDITTLLADAPSFQRMVDLIAHRYVGKKISKVVVVEARGFVIGAALAYKLGAGVALVRKPGKLPSETFSKTYQLEYGSDTLEIHTDAITKGERVIIADDILATGGTMATVVEMVEALGGEIVECCFLAELEFLGGRKRLPEGKVYSLLTF is encoded by the coding sequence ATGAATGAGCTGAAAGACATAATCCGCGACGTTCCCGATTTCCCCAAAAAGGGGATCATCTTCAAGGACATTACCACGTTGCTGGCGGACGCCCCGTCGTTCCAGCGCATGGTTGACCTGATCGCGCATCGCTATGTGGGGAAGAAGATCAGCAAGGTGGTCGTGGTGGAAGCCCGCGGCTTCGTCATCGGCGCCGCCCTGGCCTACAAGCTCGGAGCCGGCGTAGCCCTGGTGCGCAAGCCGGGCAAACTTCCCTCGGAAACCTTCAGCAAGACCTATCAGCTCGAATACGGCTCAGACACCCTGGAGATCCATACTGATGCCATTACCAAAGGGGAGCGGGTGATTATCGCCGACGACATCCTCGCCACTGGCGGCACCATGGCGACGGTGGTCGAGATGGTCGAGGCCCTGGGTGGCGAGATCGTCGAGTGCTGCTTCCTGGCCGAGCTCGAATTCCTCGGGGGGAGAAAGAGGCTGCCCGAAGGAAAGGTCTACTCGCTCCTCACCTTCTAG
- a CDS encoding RNA polymerase subunit sigma, whose amino-acid sequence MSDMNELDEKELDSPDEPGGDFIEPEPTAFELGASEEEDEPEEPAEAGKNIEQEHFDDAIKLYLREIQRTRLLTADEEKELAGRIAKGDKAARDKMIESNLRLVVKIAKRYINRGLPFLDLIEEGNMGLIKAVERFKLSKECRFSTYATWWIRQSIERALVNQSRTIRLPVHVSDDINKMLKITRELVQRFNREPSVKEVATEMKVNSAYVRRLMVLLKKTYSIERPMGENSDYFLIDTIEDTSTVSPAVLLEDLNKYEIVSKWFASLSENEQTILTLRFGLEDKEPQTLDTIGRSFGVTRERIRQIEAKSLEKLRKYIEESDGNAID is encoded by the coding sequence ATGAGCGACATGAACGAACTGGATGAGAAAGAACTGGACTCACCGGATGAGCCCGGCGGGGACTTTATCGAGCCCGAACCGACAGCCTTCGAGCTGGGGGCGTCAGAGGAAGAGGATGAGCCAGAGGAGCCTGCGGAAGCCGGCAAGAACATCGAACAGGAACACTTCGACGATGCTATCAAGCTCTATCTGCGCGAGATTCAGCGGACGCGGCTGCTGACCGCCGATGAGGAAAAGGAGCTTGCCGGCCGTATCGCCAAGGGCGACAAGGCTGCCCGGGACAAGATGATCGAGTCGAACCTGCGGCTCGTGGTCAAAATTGCCAAGCGTTACATCAATCGGGGGCTTCCCTTTCTCGATCTTATCGAGGAGGGAAACATGGGGCTCATCAAGGCGGTAGAGCGCTTCAAGCTCTCGAAGGAATGTCGTTTCTCCACCTACGCCACCTGGTGGATTCGCCAGTCCATCGAGCGTGCCCTGGTGAACCAGTCGCGGACGATCAGGTTGCCGGTCCATGTCTCCGACGACATCAACAAGATGCTGAAGATCACGCGGGAACTGGTGCAGAGGTTCAACCGCGAGCCGAGCGTGAAGGAAGTCGCCACCGAGATGAAGGTGAATTCCGCCTACGTCCGGCGGCTGATGGTCCTCCTCAAAAAGACCTACTCCATTGAGCGCCCCATGGGAGAAAACAGCGATTATTTCCTCATCGACACCATTGAGGATACGTCCACTGTCTCGCCGGCCGTGCTGCTCGAGGATCTCAACAAATATGAGATCGTGTCCAAGTGGTTTGCGTCCCTGTCCGAGAATGAGCAGACGATCCTTACACTCCGCTTTGGTCTGGAAGACAAGGAGCCCCAGACCCTTGACACCATCGGTCGCAGCTTTGGTGTCACCCGTGAGCGTATCCGGCAGATTGAGGCCAAGTCTCTGGAGAAATTGAGGAAATATATTGAAGAAAGCGATGGCAATGCCATTGATTGA
- a CDS encoding protein-L-isoaspartate O-methyltransferase, with product MNFEIARKRMIESQIIARGVSDRRVIEAMLKVPRHVFVEEAMAAQAYSDTPLPIGEKQTISQPYMVALMTELLELKGREKVLEIGTGSGYQAAILAVMADRVYTVERIRPLALRARKALDSLGLLNVNIKISDGTVGWEEEAPFDAIIVTAGAPDIPQKYIDQLKPGGRLVIPVGTQFEQVLVRVVKQEDGSVVQENVTGCRFVKLVGKFGWSSDD from the coding sequence ATGAATTTTGAAATTGCACGCAAGAGGATGATCGAATCCCAGATCATCGCGCGAGGCGTCTCGGACCGGCGGGTGATCGAGGCGATGCTTAAGGTGCCCCGCCACGTCTTCGTAGAAGAGGCCATGGCCGCCCAGGCCTACAGTGACACGCCGCTCCCCATCGGTGAAAAGCAGACCATTTCCCAGCCTTACATGGTTGCCCTGATGACTGAACTCCTGGAGTTGAAGGGGAGGGAAAAGGTCTTGGAAATCGGTACCGGCTCAGGATACCAGGCCGCTATCCTGGCAGTCATGGCCGACCGGGTCTACACGGTGGAGCGCATTCGCCCGCTGGCGTTGCGGGCGCGCAAGGCCCTCGACAGCCTGGGCCTCCTCAATGTCAATATCAAGATATCTGACGGCACGGTCGGCTGGGAGGAGGAAGCTCCCTTTGACGCCATCATTGTGACCGCCGGAGCACCGGATATCCCGCAAAAGTACATAGACCAGCTCAAGCCGGGGGGGAGACTCGTCATCCCGGTGGGGACCCAGTTCGAGCAGGTGCTCGTCAGGGTCGTCAAGCAGGAGGATGGTTCGGTCGTGCAGGAGAATGTTACGGGATGCAGGTTCGTCAAACTGGTGGGCAAGTTCGGCTGGAGCAGCGATGACTGA
- a CDS encoding 5'/3'-nucleotidase SurE, translating to MRILVTNDDGVHAPGIVALAEALRLVGKVTVVAPDRERSAVGHALTLHHPLRVTEIMAGIFAVDGTPTDCVNLGIHALLAGSPDIVVSGVNRGGNLGDDITYSGTVSAALEATLMGIPAIAVSLAANGHGSNYRPAAAFAARLAREVLERGLPRDTFLNVNVPDLPAEELGGPVITSQGKRDYGGDIVAKVDPRGRNYYWIGGNEPVFRDIEGTDFHAVKRGRISVTPLHLDLTNYASLSVLQSWDLSACRPEAGQPSGALL from the coding sequence ATGAGAATTCTCGTTACCAATGATGATGGTGTTCACGCCCCCGGCATCGTGGCTCTGGCGGAGGCGCTCAGGCTTGTGGGCAAAGTCACCGTAGTTGCGCCTGACCGTGAGCGAAGCGCGGTCGGCCATGCCCTCACACTTCACCACCCCCTCAGGGTGACGGAGATCATGGCTGGTATCTTTGCCGTTGACGGGACACCAACCGACTGCGTAAATCTCGGGATTCATGCTCTTCTGGCCGGATCGCCCGATATCGTGGTGTCCGGCGTCAATCGCGGCGGGAACCTGGGCGACGACATCACGTACTCCGGGACCGTCTCTGCTGCTCTTGAAGCAACCCTCATGGGAATTCCCGCCATTGCCGTTTCTCTTGCAGCCAACGGACATGGGAGCAACTACCGTCCGGCTGCCGCCTTTGCGGCGCGGTTGGCAAGGGAAGTACTCGAACGGGGCCTCCCCCGGGACACGTTCCTGAATGTCAATGTCCCCGACCTCCCCGCCGAAGAGCTCGGTGGACCGGTTATCACCTCGCAGGGAAAGCGCGATTACGGTGGCGATATCGTGGCCAAGGTTGATCCGCGAGGCAGGAACTACTACTGGATCGGCGGCAACGAACCGGTCTTTCGCGACATCGAGGGAACCGACTTTCATGCCGTCAAGCGCGGCAGGATATCGGTCACCCCGCTTCACTTGGATTTGACCAACTACGCATCGCTCTCGGTGTTACAGTCATGGGACCTCTCGGCATGCCGTCCGGAGGCTGGACAGCCGTCGGGAGCTCTGCTATAG
- a CDS encoding transcriptional regulator produces the protein MVAEETPDKQYYRIGEVSRITSLKPSVLRFWEAEFKELRPPKSRTGQRLYTRTDIELLLEIKRLLYGEKLTIDGARKRLATSKGHGQAGPPPRQDQALEEILHSVKCELELLKKQLQ, from the coding sequence ATGGTGGCGGAGGAGACGCCGGACAAACAGTACTACCGCATCGGCGAAGTATCCCGGATAACCTCACTCAAGCCGTCGGTTCTCCGTTTCTGGGAGGCCGAGTTCAAGGAGTTGCGGCCGCCCAAGAGCAGAACCGGCCAGAGGCTCTACACGCGGACTGATATTGAGCTTCTGCTGGAAATAAAACGGCTGCTCTATGGTGAAAAGCTGACCATAGACGGTGCAAGAAAGCGTTTGGCTACAAGTAAGGGGCATGGGCAGGCAGGCCCACCTCCCAGGCAGGATCAAGCTCTTGAAGAGATCCTCCATTCGGTCAAATGTGAGTTGGAATTGCTGAAAAAACAATTGCAATAG
- the ihfA gene encoding integration host factor subunit alpha (This protein is one of the two subunits of integration host factor, a specific DNA-binding protein that functions in genetic recombination as well as in transcriptional and translational control) — translation MTKADIVEQIYEKIGFSKKESAELVERVFGLIKETLERGEKIKIAGFGNFVVKDKADRRGRNPQTGDEIIISARKILTFKPSQVLKSSINT, via the coding sequence ATGACGAAGGCCGATATTGTCGAGCAAATATACGAGAAGATTGGTTTCTCCAAGAAAGAGTCCGCTGAGCTGGTCGAACGCGTGTTCGGTCTGATCAAGGAAACCCTTGAGCGTGGGGAAAAGATCAAGATCGCCGGCTTCGGCAATTTCGTGGTCAAGGACAAGGCCGATCGTCGCGGCCGCAATCCGCAAACCGGTGACGAGATCATCATTTCGGCCCGTAAGATCCTTACCTTCAAGCCGAGTCAGGTTCTCAAGTCCTCGATCAACACCTAG
- a CDS encoding phenylalanine--tRNA ligase subunit beta: MIVTYNWLKEFVECDLSTQELGDLLTMLGLEVEGVREVGGGLDQVVVAVVEERRKHPNADKLSLCKVNNGREILDIVCGAQNFTAGDKVALAQIGAVLPGDFKIKRSKIRGEESCGMLCSERELGLSAESEGIMILPPDLPLGVPLFDALGLKDTIFEIGLTPNRADCLSIVGVAREIAAKLGKRITYPGHAVVESGEPVTQKATVIVEDPELCPRYTARSISGCSIGPSPAWLVRRLEAVGMRSINNVVDVTNYVLMEYGHPLHAFDADLLESGTIVVRRAMDGEVFTTLDGQQRALTAGDLTIRDGARSVALAGIMGGENSEIRDTTTNILLESAYFNPSAIRRTAKRLGIHTESSHRFERGADVAIVTRALDRAAALLAELAGGTVAAGIIDVYPAPVSQRTIRFRVDRCNALLGVELSADEMKALFHHLEFTTVTVEPGIIDVTVPTFRVDLEREIDLVEEVARLNGYGRIETTMPRARVFSDRPSQHQRMERRGRDLMVGQGFNEVITFSFMAPGALDRMMLGPEDGRRSVVALRNPLVDEQAVMRTTLLPGLLEAASRNLNYRSLDLRLFELRRVYLRVEGEQLPNEPLVLAGLMTGRRYPEGWNQEKHPLDFYDVKGVVETVLDAFSVSGATYSSGDADVFYHPGKSCTVRCGDSMLGSLGELHPDVQDNFGIDQPVFYFELDFERLLSAARGAAAVVPPSRFPDTFRDIAMLVADETPAADIVRCISGLRIREIESAAVFDLYKGAHVPEGKKSIAVRVRYRSTEKTLSDDEVSPLHQKVIDSLITKLKVTIR; this comes from the coding sequence ATGATCGTTACGTACAACTGGCTCAAGGAATTTGTCGAATGTGATCTCTCTACTCAGGAGCTTGGTGACCTGCTTACCATGCTCGGTCTCGAAGTGGAGGGGGTGCGCGAGGTCGGGGGCGGCCTCGACCAGGTGGTGGTTGCCGTGGTGGAGGAGCGCCGGAAGCATCCCAATGCGGACAAGCTTTCCCTCTGCAAGGTCAATAACGGCCGGGAGATCCTGGATATCGTCTGCGGGGCCCAGAACTTCACTGCCGGCGACAAGGTCGCCCTGGCCCAGATCGGGGCCGTGCTGCCGGGTGACTTCAAGATCAAGCGATCCAAGATACGCGGCGAGGAGTCGTGCGGCATGCTCTGCTCAGAGCGTGAACTGGGGCTTTCTGCTGAATCGGAAGGGATCATGATCCTTCCCCCCGACCTGCCGCTCGGAGTCCCCCTGTTCGATGCCCTGGGCCTCAAGGACACCATTTTCGAGATCGGGCTCACCCCAAACCGCGCCGATTGTCTCAGTATTGTCGGGGTGGCGCGGGAGATTGCGGCAAAGCTCGGGAAGCGGATTACCTATCCGGGACACGCGGTTGTCGAGTCCGGCGAACCCGTAACGCAGAAGGCAACGGTCATCGTGGAGGACCCCGAACTCTGCCCGCGCTACACGGCCCGCTCTATCAGCGGATGCTCCATCGGCCCCTCGCCGGCATGGCTCGTCCGGCGCCTGGAGGCGGTCGGAATGCGTTCCATCAACAACGTGGTCGACGTGACCAACTACGTCCTGATGGAGTACGGGCATCCTTTGCACGCCTTTGATGCCGACCTGCTGGAGAGCGGCACGATCGTTGTCCGTCGGGCAATGGACGGTGAGGTGTTCACCACCCTTGACGGACAGCAGCGTGCCCTCACCGCCGGCGATCTCACTATCCGTGACGGAGCGAGGAGCGTTGCCCTTGCCGGTATCATGGGGGGAGAGAATTCGGAAATCCGCGATACCACGACGAATATCCTGCTGGAGAGCGCTTACTTCAATCCATCCGCCATCCGCCGTACCGCCAAGCGCCTGGGGATCCACACCGAGTCGTCCCATCGCTTCGAGCGGGGGGCGGATGTGGCTATTGTGACCAGGGCCCTTGACCGGGCTGCCGCGCTCCTGGCCGAATTGGCCGGGGGGACTGTTGCCGCGGGGATTATCGATGTCTATCCCGCGCCTGTTTCCCAGCGGACGATCCGGTTCAGGGTGGATCGCTGCAATGCCCTTCTCGGGGTCGAGCTCTCCGCCGATGAAATGAAGGCGCTGTTTCATCATCTGGAATTTACCACTGTCACGGTTGAGCCCGGCATAATCGATGTGACGGTCCCAACATTCAGGGTGGACCTGGAGCGCGAGATCGACCTGGTGGAGGAGGTAGCGCGTTTGAACGGCTACGGCCGGATTGAAACGACCATGCCTCGGGCCCGCGTCTTTTCCGACCGACCCTCTCAGCACCAGCGCATGGAGAGGCGGGGCCGCGACCTGATGGTGGGGCAGGGGTTCAATGAGGTCATAACCTTCAGCTTCATGGCGCCCGGCGCCCTTGACCGCATGATGCTCGGCCCCGAGGATGGCCGGCGCAGCGTGGTGGCGCTCAGGAATCCCCTTGTGGACGAGCAGGCGGTCATGCGGACAACGCTGCTCCCCGGGCTTCTGGAGGCGGCTTCCCGCAACCTGAACTACCGCAGTCTCGACCTGCGCCTCTTTGAATTGCGGCGCGTATATTTGCGGGTTGAAGGTGAGCAGCTTCCCAATGAGCCGCTGGTCCTTGCCGGGCTCATGACCGGCAGGCGCTACCCTGAAGGGTGGAACCAGGAGAAGCACCCCCTTGATTTCTATGATGTAAAGGGCGTTGTAGAGACGGTTCTCGACGCATTCTCGGTCAGTGGCGCGACCTATTCGTCCGGCGATGCCGATGTCTTTTACCATCCCGGCAAATCGTGCACGGTCAGGTGCGGCGATTCGATGCTGGGCTCCCTCGGCGAACTCCATCCCGATGTGCAGGACAATTTCGGGATCGACCAGCCGGTATTCTACTTCGAGCTTGATTTCGAGCGGCTCCTGTCCGCAGCGCGCGGCGCCGCGGCCGTTGTCCCGCCGTCGCGCTTCCCGGACACGTTCAGGGACATTGCCATGCTTGTGGCCGATGAGACGCCTGCTGCGGATATTGTCCGGTGCATCAGCGGGCTGCGTATCCGCGAGATCGAAAGCGCAGCCGTGTTTGACCTCTACAAAGGTGCCCATGTTCCCGAAGGAAAAAAGAGCATCGCGGTGCGGGTGCGCTATCGCTCCACAGAGAAAACCCTGAGCGACGACGAGGTTTCACCGCTGCACCAGAAGGTCATTGACAGCCTCATCACGAAGCTCAAAGTGACGATTCGTTAA